A section of the Agarivorans litoreus genome encodes:
- the phrB gene encoding deoxyribodipyrimidine photo-lyase, which produces MSTQLLWFRNDLRSKDNQALSDAVASGKAVLAVYILCSKQWQQHDLAPIQADLILRRLIQLREDLAALNIPLLVLELDGYQQVPECLLSLCRQYQITEVYCHYQYELNEQRRDQAVEQALSQQAIGFNRYHGDCIVRPGQVLTKSGENFKVFTPFRKAWLASLSEQSYSPLGSPKAIDKSLLNEPLLNLLNHPQSINCNYPRVDSSAWSCQDQQIIQQLRDFSASKAIDYHDLRDMPALNATSKLSAYLALGMLSARQCLARIYLDHAEAIASQQGGAFTWLSEIIWREFYRHLMAVNPHLCKGSAYLTWTESVAWQDDEHLLKAWQQGKTGYPIVDAAMLQLKQTGWMHNRLRMVVASFLAKDLLLNWRYGERWFMQHLIDGDFASNNGGWQWAASTGTDAQPYFRIFNPTTQAQRFDPDGEFVRAWLPELANIPGKHVHTPHTWANKHGVSLNYPLPVVDHAVQRKQALYLFEQAKNKA; this is translated from the coding sequence ATGAGCACGCAATTACTGTGGTTTAGAAACGATTTACGCAGCAAAGATAACCAAGCGCTAAGCGATGCTGTGGCTAGCGGGAAAGCTGTGTTAGCGGTGTATATATTATGCAGCAAACAATGGCAGCAGCATGATTTAGCTCCGATTCAAGCCGATCTTATCTTGCGTCGTTTAATTCAATTACGCGAAGATTTAGCTGCGCTTAACATTCCTTTGTTGGTGCTTGAGTTAGACGGCTACCAGCAGGTGCCAGAATGTTTATTATCGCTATGTCGGCAATACCAAATCACAGAAGTTTATTGCCATTATCAATACGAATTAAACGAACAGCGCCGTGATCAAGCTGTTGAGCAAGCCTTAAGCCAGCAAGCTATTGGTTTTAATCGTTACCATGGTGACTGTATTGTTCGGCCTGGGCAGGTGCTTACAAAAAGCGGTGAGAACTTTAAAGTATTTACCCCCTTCCGTAAGGCATGGTTAGCCAGTTTAAGCGAGCAATCTTATAGCCCTTTAGGCAGCCCTAAAGCGATTGATAAATCGTTACTTAATGAACCGTTGTTAAACTTACTCAATCACCCACAATCGATTAACTGCAATTACCCACGGGTAGATAGCAGCGCTTGGAGCTGCCAAGACCAACAAATTATTCAACAGCTGCGCGATTTTAGCGCCAGCAAGGCCATTGATTATCACGATTTGCGTGACATGCCTGCGTTAAACGCAACCAGTAAACTATCGGCCTATTTAGCCTTGGGCATGCTGTCTGCGCGGCAATGTTTAGCCAGAATCTATCTCGACCATGCCGAGGCAATTGCCAGCCAGCAGGGCGGGGCGTTTACTTGGTTAAGTGAGATTATTTGGCGGGAGTTTTATCGCCATTTAATGGCGGTTAACCCTCATTTGTGTAAAGGCAGCGCCTACTTAACATGGACCGAATCGGTCGCTTGGCAAGATGATGAGCACTTACTTAAGGCTTGGCAGCAAGGCAAAACCGGTTACCCAATTGTAGATGCCGCCATGTTGCAACTTAAACAAACTGGCTGGATGCACAATCGCTTGCGGATGGTGGTTGCTAGCTTTTTAGCTAAAGATTTATTACTTAACTGGCGTTACGGTGAGCGTTGGTTTATGCAGCATTTAATCGATGGCGATTTTGCGTCTAACAATGGTGGCTGGCAATGGGCAGCGTCTACTGGCACAGATGCTCAGCCTTATTTCCGTATCTTTAATCCGACAACCCAGGCTCAGCGATTTGATCCGGATGGAGAGTTTGTTCGCGCTTGGCTGCCAGAGTTAGCTAACATTCCGGGCAAGCATGTGCATACGCCGCATACTTGGGCCAATAAACATGGGGTGTCTTTGAACTATCCCTTACCAGTGGTAGATCATGCAGTGCAACGTAAACAAGCTTTGTATTTATTCGAACAAGCAAAAAACAAGGCTTGA